In Eubalaena glacialis isolate mEubGla1 chromosome 4, mEubGla1.1.hap2.+ XY, whole genome shotgun sequence, one DNA window encodes the following:
- the HMG20B gene encoding SWI/SNF-related matrix-associated actin-dependent regulator of chromatin subfamily E member 1-related: MSHGPKQPGAAAAPASGKAPGQHGGFVVAVKQERGEGPRAGEKGSHEEEPVKKRGWPKGKKRKKILPNGPKAPVTGYVRFLNERREQIRTRHPDLPFPEITKMLGAEWSKLQPAEKQRYLDEAEREKQQYMKELRAYQQSEAYKMCTEKIQEKKIKKEDSSSGLMNTLLNGHKGGDCDGFSTFDVPIFTEEFLDQNKAREAELRRLRKMNVAFEEQNAVLQRHTQSMSSARERLEQELALEERRTLALQQQLHAVRQALTASFASLPVPGTGETPTLSTLDFYMARLHGAIERDPAQHEKLIVRIKEILAQVASEHL, from the exons ATGTCCCACGGTCCCAAGCAGCCCGGCGCGGCCGCCGC GCCGGCGAGCGGCAAGGCTCCAGGACAGCATGGGGGCTTCGTGGTGGCTGTCAAGCAAGAGCGCGGCGAGGGCCCGAGGGCCGGAGAGAAGGGGTCACACGAGGAGGAG CCGGTGAAGAAGCGCGGCTGGCCCAAAGGCAAGAAGCGGAAGAAAATCCTGCCGAATGGGCCCAAGGCACCTGTCACCGGCTACGTGCGCTTCCTGAACGAGCGGCGTGAGCAGATCCGGACGCGCCACCCGGACCTGCCCTTTCCTGAGATCACCAAGATGCTGGGCGCCGAGTGGAGCAAGCTGCAGCCGGCGGAGAAGCAG CGGTACCTGGACGAGGCAGAGCGGGAGAAGCAGCAGTACATGAAGGAGCTGAGGGCATACCAGCAGTCAGAAGCCTACAAGATGTGCACAGAGAAGATCCAGGAAAAGAAGATCAAGAAAG aggACTCCAGCTCCGGGCTCATGAATACCCTTTTGAATGGACATAAG GGTGGAGACTGTGACGGCTTCTCCACTTTCGACGTCCCCATCTTCACGGAAGAGTTCTTGGACCAAAACAAAG CGCGGGAGGCGGAGCTGCGGCGCCTGCGGAAGATGAACGTGGCCTTCGAGGAGCAGAACGCGGTGCTGCAGAGGCACACGCAGAGCATGAGCAGCGCGCGCGAGCGCCTGGAGCAGGAGCTGGCGCTGGAGGAGCGGCGGACACTGGCGCTGCAGCAGCAACTCCACGCGGTGCGCCAGGCGCTCACCGCCAGCTTCGCCTCGCTGCCGGTGCCGG GCACAGGCGAGACGCCCACGCTCAGCACCCTGGACTTCTACATGGCGCGGCTGCACGGCGCCATCGAGCGCGACCCCGCGCAGCACGAGAAGCTCATCGTCCGCATCAAGGAGATCCTGGCTCAGGTAGCCAG TGAGCATCTATGA